The nucleotide window ttttctgtaaaatgaCATTATGCCTTGGTGTTCAGGAAAACTAGAAACACCAGGCTGATTTCTGGTTGGATTTTACTTTATTATCCATTGCTTAGGATTACTGACCAGTGGGGTTTGTCacgatgtaaaaaaaaaaaagagcattgtCAGCATTGTGGATCATTCTAAAGACTGAGGAGAAGTCGGATGGGGGCTAAGCAATGGCATGGGTTGGGTTTTTTCTAATCAGGGATCATAGTGCCAAAGTCATCACAGTTCTTGTATGAAGTGCAATCAATAAAATCGCTGATCAGCACAAATAAACTACTGATCAGGCAGGCTTGTGTTGTTCAGCTAGTTCAACTCAAATTCAATCAGGCTTGGACCACATCCACAGCATTCAGTAGACGCCGTCATCCAGAGATACTTATGATATCTCGGTTATACACCTAAGCAGTTgacagttaagggccttgctgaagggcctgGCAGTGTGGGTAAACTAGGATTTAAACTCTTGACCTTTCGGTCAGAAGTCCTAACAACTGAACCGACACGTCCCGATTGGTTTCCTCGTTCCTGGTTGTCTTTATATTATAAAACCTCTCAGAGCAGTTGCTTCTCTTTGGCTTGTTTGATCCAGCAAATATTGGCTACAATATTTATACTTATAATTATACTTATTTATACTTATAAAAGGTCACATAACGAAGttaattatgattaaaaataaaaatgaacacatgACATGAAAAAATGTGTCATTGAAGCGTGTGACATGAACTGTGTGGTCATAGATATGTCATCAGTTACACACAGAGATGTGATCCATCCCTACAGATGCTgagcaataaaacacaattacataCCTCATGTAGATTATTTCTAAATggtaaaattttttattattgtttagtgTTTGATGTTCCACCTGTAGGACCAGCGAACTTCACTCAGCACGCTCGCAAATTGAAAAGATCTGTTCAACATGTGATATTTGTCCTTTGTCTAAAATAACTTTTCCCAAGCTCTGTGCTCAATTATTTGGCTCCCATGATCAAATCCTAACAAGGGGGTTTCCTAGACACTTGTGTCATGCATTCCTCAAACATGTCATGCTTgatgaatcaaataaaatatcatttggGTATCATGTTCGTTCATGTTTACCTTCAAAAAGAACacaatttatttgattgaactgattttgtattttttaaatatgaaataaacatCAAGCATTGTATCAGAAACATTTATGGTACTTATTCTGAAAGTTTTATTGTTGCTAAAGGGTagattgtgtgtctgtgagcaCTCTCATAGACAGGATAAACATAGGATAAACACATGAgagccatctctctctctctctctctctctctctcacacacacacacacacacacacacacacacacacacacacacacacacacacctgttcatCTCTTTCATCATTTCTCCAGTTTGCTGGACATCACACCTGCAACAAAGTTCAGCCACATGATTTCTGCGGTATAATGTTCTCCCTTGTTTGTTTCCCAAAATAGCATGGACACACCTATAGTCCCCAAACCCTGACTGCTCATCCTCCAGATCTGTTTACTAGAAAAACCTTTAGCACAGTTCATATGAGAATCATGGAAATATACTCTGGATCTCTGTAGtgtaaacagaaatgtaattcTGATGAAATTAGAAAGCAGACTGACAATAACGAATGCCTGAGCGGTGTAAATAGTGGGATTATCTGTAAAAttcatgtatatgtatgtatgtaatatttgcCGATAGTACCACCTGTTACCAGTGTATAATATTCCaattgtactatatatatatatatatatatatatatatatatatatatatatatatatatatatatccatgtTTCAGCATTAAGATCTGTGTACACTGACAAATCTATTTTGGAAACTTTCCATGCAACAGTACAAGAGACTAATACAAGTTCAGTGACCTCGGTGAATTACTGCTTCATGTCTGGGCATGTTAATATTCCTTTGCATTTCTATAGTGGAGCAACATGCTTAAGGATTTCAATGATTTTactatgaccaaacaaaatataTGAACAGATGTTCCAGAAAAATCCTCCCTTGGCattaataacagctttacacactcttgacaTCTGGACAGATGTCTTCGTTTTTCCTTGGAtgtatgctttgggtcattgtgtTCTTgcatggtgaagtcggttccagtTAACCACAGTCTAGATGGAagtgcatggtgttgaagtatggaatggtacccatgttggttcagttttcctttcacccagaaaacattgtgtgtgtatatatacatcttctctcctgttctccatcttacataagttcttctgaaAACTTATCCTTTTCGTGAGCATCTAACTGCCTCTTATCCTTGCTCCATTCCTGTACTAGCTTTTACTATTTTGAAAGATAACTGATGATAAATCGCttgttgtaaaatgtaaatatcaaatgtggactcatctgtccacataACGGCTTCCAATCATTCATTgttcaattcttgtgtgtttttgccttttacctagtttgttgcatggTAACAGTAAgagtctcaaaaaccataaaagactagcTGTTACCAGACTTTTGACAGTCTCTTGCTTATGAACAGTTTTTTATAAATGGAAATAAGATACAGAAACTCATAAGatttccaaaataaatcaagacatattttatttcaaacattGTAATGATAAGGTGTGctttgttacattttaaaatagtaaaccaaaaatattaccCTGAAATGTCtatgaaatgtgaaaaataacATAATAACAGAAAAGCATATCATATTTCAGCAAGGTTTCagaactaaaaaataaaacttaaatcaCGCAGTATGGAAACAATGGAGACTGTAGGAATGTTTTCGTATAAAGGTATGTGATGTATGAAAGCGTTCACTGCAAAGTGATAGCCATTAAAGGATGGCTAGCTAAACTAATCAACTTGTGTacagaaatggaaaaacaaGTTGCCGAGTTGTCTTGCTCGGTGATTATGTAGTCGTGAACAATCTTTCTGAAGAGCAATTACTGCCCCATGTTACAATgagttaattaaataattaaataatgctGCTCTTTTATTGCAGATTTACAATATCATACAATCGAGTTCTACATAACTAGAACAACTGTTTTATTCACCATAGATGAtcctgtaaataataaaaaaaaatagaccatGCAGATTCCTGTATGTGTCTTAGTCATTGAAAGCGGTTTATTTATAGACAAAGCTTTCAATGACCAACAATATCTGTACACTGAGCTAAATACTGAGCAGcattataatcatattaatgTGGGAAAGGGCTTGTGTGAGAGACACACCATTGGAACTGAGCCATGGTCGAATAGTTTAAAAGGCAAAGTGCCTTTTGATGTCCATGCATCTGTCTCTGGGTCATAGCAGTCAAAGCTGTCTGAATCCTGGACATCATCATGGCTGTTAATGTATCGGCCCCCAGTGACATAGAGCTTATTGTTGATGGCTGTCGCTGAGTGATGCATCCTTCTCTCTTTCATattcttacatttaataaatctgTTCGCTTTGATGTCGTATGCCACCATTCGTCTCATATAGCCTGTGGAAGGAAAACGTTTTTAGATTGAGCAACTCGAAGCAAATGAGCAAATCTATCATTCTTAATTCAATTACTCAGCATACCTCCGATAATGTAGATTTTCCCATCAATAACTGAAGCAGGAGCACAAACATTCTTCACCATTCTGTTTTCCATTTTACACCAATGATTTCTTCCAATGTGGTACACCTATGTGAACATAAAATGTAGTGCCAAACCAGTTTTCAAATGATCTACAATGTGTACATTTCAACTTGTATGGCAGATCTTTAGTAACCTTACCTGAATCATTCTAACTGGATTCTGCATAGCATCTTCCCCACCAAATACATAGATTCTCTGGTCGTATGCTGCTACAGCAGGGTGCTGAACTGCTTCTGGCATTGGAGCCATGGACTCCCATAAGTTGAACATGGTATTGTATCTCTCCAGCCCATTGGAGATCTGTCTGTCACTTGTAATGCCACCTAAAACAAAGATGAACTGCAGATAGGAGATGCTCTGGTGGCCAAATCTTGGCACCAGCATGGGCTCTGCAACCCTCCACTGATTCATTTTTATGGAGAGCGTGTAAACTGTGGCAGTAGGTACACCAGCTCCTCCCGCAGTCATGGTGAGACCTCCCAGAACATAGAGGATACTATGCATGCAGACGTAGGAGGCACGGTACAGTCTTACGGGTAACTTAGCCAGCCATTGCCAGCACTCTGTCTGCTCATCAAACAGCAATGCATCACGAGATGTGCACTCGTTGTTTTTACGACCACCAACAACCACTAGGGCTTCTTTACAAGCACGTCGCCGCGGAGCAGTCCAAAGTGGTTGCAGTTCACCTGGACAATGGGACCCAACAGAAAAGAGGAGATGTCTGACTGATTCAATGATCTCAGTACAAAGGGAGGAGGACTGCACTAATGGGTCACTGGCAATGAACTGGAAGAGGTAGGAGGGATGGATATGCCGTAGCCTCACCTTTTGGAAAAGGTCATGGATAGCCCCTTGACGAGCAAAAGGGTCATGATGGATCCAAGCGAGGAGAATTTCAAACACCCTCTCCTCTTCAGCACACAGTTGGTCATCTTCTAAGTATGCCACCAACTCTTTTAGGGAAAGATCACAAAAATCCTCACTCGCCACGACATCAGAGAAGCTTGTCACAGCCATTTCTCGAGCTTTATGCTGCAAACTGGTGCAGTGCAGAATCTCTGAAAGACGGATCATGCTCAGACAATTATTTGGCCTGAGCTGGGCCTGCAAGAAGGAAGAGCAGGCTTCAAATAATCGCTCATAATGTAGCATTGCTGCAGCTTGTATCAGAGGGACGACTGATTCCATTTTAATACTAATGGCTCCTGTGTAAACATAGTCCACAATGGTGTCCAGGACATTATAGGGAACTCCCTGAATATCCACCCGGGCTTGCTGTCTTTCACGAAAGTTGCTGCAGAACATAGCATGAAAGTAGGGACTGCTGGACACCAGGACATTACGGTGGCAGGGGATCTCATTGCCATCACAAACAAGGACAACATCTGTGAGGATATGCTCCTTTCTCAAGATGTTCAGCTGCATAAGGAGGCTGGACAACAGCtctttgtccttatagtgtaggACCTCCGTTAATGCATCATCTAAGCTGTCGGTAAAAAGAGATGGCAAATTAAACATccaccacattacactgcaccaaagtattattattttttggattaagatttattatattttccaaTGATGTAATTTATATCTTTGAGGGAATAGTTCATGAATTTATGATACATAGTATGTGGTATCAGTCAGGTGTTGTCCTGTAAGTAGTGATTattgaataatatttataagaaaatgaattaaactCCAATGTTATTGTCTGTTAATAACCGTTTCAACCCAGTCAGGGTCATAGTGGATTGGGTGAATATGCTAAGAATACTGTGTGTAGCAAATATCCTGGATGGCACATCTGTCCATTGCAAGGCACCAGGCACATTCgatcacactcattcacactttaATTGATCTTATTCAATTCACTTATTAGTtttaaagggagaaaaaaaaacaaagaatacaGGGACATAAACATTGGGGGTACTCGCACAAAAGCTCGCACAAACTGGACGTGAGGAGAGGAAATGGAACAGCTACACAGCTTTTGCCATTATACTTTAAATTTAAATGCTTGCATTATTATGCAAGACTAATTAACCAAGTCCATGTACAAGGAGATATTGAGAATATTTATCATTTGTCAACAATGTTTTTACAATATTTCCAAATGGTATCAATGTTCTTGCAAAAGGACAGTCCaccttttatttatactttgcATGAAAGAACTAAAAATATTACTAATATAATATTCATTGAACAAAGCATGTTAGTTTCTTACACTATGTTAATCCCCAATTCAGAACAGTGAATGCAAATAGCAATAGAAATGTAACATTACAGATGTTGCCGTAGACAATTAATCCAATAGCTGTATCTACAGATGCCTACTGAGATCTAAATTGTCAGTTAGTCAATCAGTCATCTTACCTGGTTTTAGCAAGTGTGTAACACATCCTGTGGGTTTTTTTCGATTCTGCTTTAGTATAACTAAAGCTTATCCAGGAGTAGCCAAATCTATCACTTGAGTTTTCTGGGGTCTCTTAATGAAACAGTAGCGGATGGAGGTTTATAGGACGGATCATGCTCTGTTGTTTGTTGTCAAGCTTTCCCTCCATGAGGCTCTGTGTACATTCCATTCACcctaaaaatagaaaatgtttcTGCCTCAGTAAGAGCTTCAGCTTCTCTTAC belongs to Silurus meridionalis isolate SWU-2019-XX chromosome 4, ASM1480568v1, whole genome shotgun sequence and includes:
- the klhl38b gene encoding kelch-like protein 38 isoform X1; the protein is MCYTLAKTSLDDALTEVLHYKDKELLSSLLMQLNILRKEHILTDVVLVCDGNEIPCHRNVLVSSSPYFHAMFCSNFRERQQARVDIQGVPYNVLDTIVDYVYTGAISIKMESVVPLIQAAAMLHYERLFEACSSFLQAQLRPNNCLSMIRLSEILHCTSLQHKAREMAVTSFSDVVASEDFCDLSLKELVAYLEDDQLCAEEERVFEILLAWIHHDPFARQGAIHDLFQKVRLRHIHPSYLFQFIASDPLVQSSSLCTEIIESVRHLLFSVGSHCPGELQPLWTAPRRRACKEALVVVGGRKNNECTSRDALLFDEQTECWQWLAKLPVRLYRASYVCMHSILYVLGGLTMTAGGAGVPTATVYTLSIKMNQWRVAEPMLVPRFGHQSISYLQFIFVLGGITSDRQISNGLERYNTMFNLWESMAPMPEAVQHPAVAAYDQRIYVFGGEDAMQNPVRMIQVYHIGRNHWCKMENRMVKNVCAPASVIDGKIYIIGGYMRRMVAYDIKANRFIKCKNMKERRMHHSATAINNKLYVTGGRYINSHDDVQDSDSFDCYDPETDAWTSKGTLPFKLFDHGSVPMVCLSHKPFPTLI
- the klhl38b gene encoding kelch-like protein 38 isoform X2, translating into MQLNILRKEHILTDVVLVCDGNEIPCHRNVLVSSSPYFHAMFCSNFRERQQARVDIQGVPYNVLDTIVDYVYTGAISIKMESVVPLIQAAAMLHYERLFEACSSFLQAQLRPNNCLSMIRLSEILHCTSLQHKAREMAVTSFSDVVASEDFCDLSLKELVAYLEDDQLCAEEERVFEILLAWIHHDPFARQGAIHDLFQKVRLRHIHPSYLFQFIASDPLVQSSSLCTEIIESVRHLLFSVGSHCPGELQPLWTAPRRRACKEALVVVGGRKNNECTSRDALLFDEQTECWQWLAKLPVRLYRASYVCMHSILYVLGGLTMTAGGAGVPTATVYTLSIKMNQWRVAEPMLVPRFGHQSISYLQFIFVLGGITSDRQISNGLERYNTMFNLWESMAPMPEAVQHPAVAAYDQRIYVFGGEDAMQNPVRMIQVYHIGRNHWCKMENRMVKNVCAPASVIDGKIYIIGGYMRRMVAYDIKANRFIKCKNMKERRMHHSATAINNKLYVTGGRYINSHDDVQDSDSFDCYDPETDAWTSKGTLPFKLFDHGSVPMVCLSHKPFPTLI